The following are encoded together in the Streptomyces sp. NBC_00358 genome:
- a CDS encoding NAD(P)/FAD-dependent oxidoreductase, translated as MSSSASKAVNGGISFWYADDGLPAPREPLPGDGSADVVVVGGGYTGLWTAYYLKKAAPSLRVTVLEQKFCGYGASGRNGGWLYNGIAGRDRYARLHGREAAVRLQQAMNDTVDEVVRVAAEEGIEADIHQGGVLEVAYTPAQLARLKAFHAHELSYGEKDRELYGAKETAERIRVADAVGSAWTPHGARLHPVKLVKGLAAAVEALGVTIHEQTPVTEIRPGHAVTPYGTVRAPYVLRCTEGFTANLKGQKRTWLPMNSSMIATEPLTAGQWAGIGWEGRETLGDMAHAYMYAQRTADDRIALGGRGVPYRFGSRTDNDGRTQQSTIDALYEILVRFFPSLTGVPVAHAWSGVLGVPRDWCATVTLDRSTGLGWAGGYVGSGVATANLAARTLRDLVRQDSGEAGATGLTTLPWVNHKVRKWEPEPFRWIGVHGMYATYRTADRRELTAHTPESSRLARVADRVAGRH; from the coding sequence ATGAGCAGTTCGGCGAGCAAGGCAGTGAACGGCGGCATCTCCTTCTGGTACGCGGACGACGGCCTTCCCGCCCCCCGGGAACCCCTGCCCGGCGACGGGTCCGCCGACGTCGTCGTGGTCGGCGGCGGCTACACCGGACTGTGGACCGCGTACTACCTGAAGAAGGCGGCCCCCTCCCTGCGCGTCACCGTCCTGGAGCAGAAGTTCTGCGGCTACGGCGCCTCGGGGCGCAACGGCGGCTGGCTCTACAACGGCATCGCGGGCCGCGACCGGTACGCGAGGCTGCACGGCCGGGAGGCGGCCGTACGCCTCCAGCAGGCCATGAACGACACCGTGGACGAGGTCGTCCGGGTGGCGGCCGAGGAGGGCATCGAGGCCGACATCCACCAGGGCGGTGTCCTGGAGGTGGCGTACACGCCCGCGCAGCTGGCCCGGCTCAAGGCCTTCCACGCGCACGAGCTGTCGTACGGCGAGAAGGACCGCGAGCTGTACGGCGCGAAGGAGACCGCCGAGCGGATCCGGGTCGCGGACGCGGTGGGCTCGGCCTGGACCCCGCACGGGGCCCGGCTGCACCCGGTGAAACTGGTCAAGGGCCTCGCCGCGGCCGTCGAGGCGCTCGGCGTCACCATCCACGAGCAGACGCCGGTGACCGAGATCCGCCCGGGGCACGCGGTGACGCCGTACGGCACCGTCCGCGCCCCCTACGTCCTGCGCTGCACCGAGGGCTTCACCGCGAACCTCAAGGGCCAGAAGCGCACCTGGCTGCCGATGAACTCCTCCATGATCGCGACGGAACCGCTGACCGCGGGCCAGTGGGCCGGGATCGGCTGGGAGGGCCGCGAGACGCTCGGCGACATGGCGCACGCGTACATGTACGCCCAGCGCACCGCCGACGACCGCATCGCGCTCGGCGGCCGCGGTGTCCCGTACCGCTTCGGCTCGCGCACAGACAACGACGGCCGCACCCAGCAGTCGACCATCGACGCCCTGTACGAGATCCTGGTCCGCTTCTTCCCGTCGCTGACCGGTGTCCCGGTGGCCCACGCCTGGTCGGGTGTCCTCGGCGTCCCGCGCGACTGGTGCGCCACGGTCACCCTGGACCGCTCGACGGGCCTCGGCTGGGCCGGCGGCTACGTCGGCTCCGGCGTCGCCACCGCCAACCTCGCCGCCCGCACCCTGCGCGACCTCGTGCGGCAGGACTCCGGCGAGGCGGGCGCGACCGGCCTGACCACCCTGCCCTGGGTGAACCACAAGGTCCGCAAGTGGGAGCCCGAGCCGTTCCGCTGGATCGGCGTGCACGGCATGTACGCGACCTACCGCACGGCCGACCGCCGCGAACTGACCGCCCACACCCCCGAGTCGTCCCGGCTGGCCCGGGTCGCGGACCGGGTGGCCGGACGCCACTGA
- a CDS encoding pentapeptide repeat-containing protein, with translation MARRVAGGRGGTGAKAPGTGLKAARRPEVRLPVLEPYDGAELEPDGDYDGLEFKDADFAGQDGGGARFMDCALTGCALDETRLHRARLLDSVLTGLRGVGTDLAESTLRDVELVDARLGGLQLHGSVLERVVVRGGKIDYLNLRTARLKDVVFEGCVLVEPDFGGARLERVEFVDCVLKGADLTEATLVDVDLRAAAELDIARGVDRLAGAVISTAQLLDLAPVLAAALGVRVEG, from the coding sequence ATGGCGAGGAGAGTGGCGGGCGGGCGCGGCGGTACGGGTGCGAAGGCACCGGGGACAGGGCTGAAGGCGGCACGGCGGCCGGAGGTACGACTGCCGGTGCTGGAGCCGTACGACGGCGCGGAGCTGGAGCCGGACGGCGACTACGACGGGCTGGAGTTCAAGGACGCGGACTTCGCAGGGCAGGACGGCGGGGGAGCCCGCTTCATGGACTGCGCCCTGACGGGCTGCGCGCTGGACGAGACGCGGCTGCACCGCGCGCGCCTGCTGGACTCGGTCCTCACGGGCCTGCGGGGTGTGGGCACCGATCTCGCCGAGTCGACGCTGCGCGATGTCGAGCTGGTCGACGCCCGCCTCGGCGGGCTCCAGTTGCACGGCTCCGTCCTGGAGCGGGTGGTCGTGCGGGGCGGGAAGATCGACTATCTGAATCTGCGCACGGCGAGACTCAAGGACGTCGTCTTCGAGGGCTGCGTCCTGGTCGAGCCGGACTTCGGCGGCGCCCGGCTGGAGCGCGTGGAGTTCGTGGACTGCGTCCTGAAGGGGGCGGACCTCACCGAGGCCACCCTCGTGGACGTGGACCTGCGCGCGGCGGCGGAGCTGGACATCGCGCGGGGCGTGGACCGGCTCGCGGGCGCGGTCATCAGCACGGCCCAGCTCCTGGACCTGGCGCCGGTGCTGGCCGCGGCGCTCGGGGTCAGAGTGGAAGGCTAG
- a CDS encoding AfsR/SARP family transcriptional regulator, which translates to MTVTDGAGVLRFSLLGPLRAWRGETELALGSPQQRAVLAVLLLRRGRAVGVGELVDGIWGHDPPAGAVPVLRTYVSRLRKLLESDRTPGVPPRLVVSIGDGYALRTEEITSDLGEFEEGLALAELRRARGDSRGAARLLGTALTAWHGTPLAGVPGPFAVTERARLTERRLTAQEYRLRVELELGRHEAVLPELVALRGAQPLREAVCELLLVALHRCGRQAEALEVYAGTRRTLVDELGIEPGPSLRATHARLLAGDPDLSPPPVPVPAPDTDGTGREDDPDPEPADDPDPDEHARVAGDVHPSQLPADLPLFTGRDTELGQVDALLPAEEHPATAVIGLINGMAGAGKTTLAVHWAHRVAHRFPDGSLYVNLRGYDQGGSVMDPSEALETFLVALGVAPQAVPEGLDAQAALYRSVLARRRVLIVLDNARDSGQVRPLLPGTPGCLVIVTSRSRLTGLVAGHGAHPLTLGPLSTGEARAMLTRRIGAVRVAAEPEAADAIVELCARLPLALAIVAARAAHHPGFRLADIAGELRETHGSLDAFTGGDAHTDARAVFSWSYHALPSPAAELFRRLSLHPGPDIGTAAAAALAAVPPRPVRALLAELTGASLLGEHAPGRYAFHDLLRAYARELADTEDTEERRDAALHRMHDHYLHTTHHASAIISPLRETLRLPPNTTDGGAPRFTGRKQAMQWLRTERHVLRAVVEHGAAHGYEDHAWRTAVGLDLYFDRLGFWHDLMEINSAALRAARAVGDRLGEAHALRGLGFFHTRFAHSAEARRDLGRALELFRAEGDLPGQARTRRCLAYQANGEGRFTVSLDHYEHARELYRTEGNTSSEAIVLNEVGWTYILLGEHDKALEHCEKAVALHQEIGDPIGEAAAQDSVGYAHHQLGRYDAAVERFEQALALYREVGDHYLEADTLRHIADSRLAAGDRDAAIGAFRKALALLEETSHPEAADLRATLRDLGAAGPGETGDGPP; encoded by the coding sequence GTGACTGTTACTGATGGTGCGGGAGTTCTCCGTTTCTCCTTACTGGGTCCGCTGCGCGCGTGGCGGGGCGAGACGGAACTGGCCCTCGGCTCACCGCAGCAGCGGGCCGTGCTCGCGGTGCTCCTGCTGCGCCGTGGACGCGCGGTCGGCGTCGGCGAACTCGTCGACGGCATCTGGGGTCACGACCCGCCCGCCGGCGCCGTCCCCGTGCTGCGCACCTATGTGTCGCGGCTGCGCAAACTGCTGGAGTCCGACCGGACCCCGGGCGTCCCGCCCCGGCTCGTGGTGTCCATCGGTGACGGGTACGCGCTGCGGACCGAGGAGATAACCAGCGATCTCGGCGAGTTCGAGGAGGGCCTGGCGCTGGCCGAGCTGCGCCGCGCCCGGGGCGACAGCCGCGGGGCGGCCCGGCTGCTGGGCACCGCGCTCACCGCCTGGCACGGCACCCCGCTGGCCGGTGTGCCGGGACCGTTCGCGGTGACCGAACGGGCACGCCTGACCGAGCGGCGGCTGACGGCCCAGGAGTACCGGCTCCGCGTGGAGCTCGAACTCGGCCGCCACGAAGCGGTGTTGCCCGAACTGGTGGCACTGCGCGGCGCGCAGCCGCTGCGCGAGGCCGTGTGCGAACTGCTGCTGGTGGCCCTGCACCGCTGCGGCCGGCAGGCCGAGGCGCTGGAGGTGTACGCGGGCACCCGCCGCACGCTCGTGGACGAGCTGGGCATCGAACCCGGCCCCTCCCTGCGGGCCACGCACGCCCGGCTGCTGGCCGGGGACCCGGACCTGTCGCCGCCACCGGTTCCGGTACCGGCGCCGGACACCGACGGCACCGGCCGCGAGGACGACCCGGACCCCGAGCCGGCGGACGACCCCGACCCGGACGAGCACGCGCGGGTCGCGGGCGACGTACATCCCTCCCAGCTCCCCGCCGACCTGCCTCTGTTCACCGGACGCGACACCGAACTCGGCCAGGTGGACGCGCTGTTGCCCGCCGAGGAACATCCGGCCACCGCCGTCATCGGCCTGATCAACGGCATGGCCGGAGCGGGCAAGACCACCCTGGCCGTGCACTGGGCACACCGCGTCGCCCATCGCTTCCCCGACGGCAGCCTCTATGTGAACCTGCGCGGATACGACCAGGGCGGCTCCGTGATGGACCCCTCCGAGGCGTTGGAGACGTTCCTCGTCGCCCTCGGCGTGGCCCCGCAGGCCGTCCCCGAAGGGCTCGACGCGCAGGCCGCCCTCTACCGCAGCGTCCTCGCCCGCCGCCGCGTCCTGATCGTGCTGGACAACGCCCGCGACAGCGGGCAGGTACGACCGCTGCTGCCCGGCACACCGGGCTGCCTGGTCATCGTCACCAGCCGCAGCCGGCTGACCGGACTGGTGGCCGGCCACGGCGCCCATCCGCTGACCCTGGGGCCGCTGAGCACCGGCGAGGCCCGCGCGATGCTCACCCGGCGGATCGGCGCCGTACGGGTGGCGGCCGAACCGGAGGCCGCCGACGCCATCGTCGAGCTGTGCGCCCGGCTGCCGCTGGCCCTGGCCATCGTGGCGGCACGCGCCGCCCATCACCCCGGCTTCCGGCTCGCCGACATCGCCGGGGAACTGCGGGAGACCCACGGCAGTCTGGACGCGTTCACCGGCGGCGACGCCCACACGGACGCGCGCGCCGTCTTCTCGTGGTCGTACCACGCGCTGCCCTCCCCGGCGGCGGAACTGTTCCGCCGGCTCTCCCTCCACCCGGGCCCCGACATCGGCACGGCCGCGGCCGCCGCCCTGGCCGCGGTGCCCCCGCGCCCGGTCCGCGCGCTGCTGGCCGAACTCACCGGGGCCAGCCTGCTCGGTGAACACGCGCCCGGCCGCTACGCCTTCCACGACCTGCTGCGTGCCTACGCCCGCGAACTGGCCGACACCGAGGACACGGAGGAGCGGCGCGACGCGGCGCTGCACCGCATGCACGACCACTATCTGCACACCACCCACCACGCCTCCGCGATCATCAGCCCGCTCCGCGAGACCCTTCGCCTGCCGCCGAACACAACGGACGGCGGGGCGCCCCGGTTCACCGGACGCAAGCAAGCCATGCAGTGGCTGCGCACGGAGCGGCACGTCCTGCGCGCGGTCGTCGAGCACGGCGCCGCCCACGGTTACGAGGACCACGCCTGGCGCACCGCCGTCGGACTGGACCTGTACTTCGACCGGCTCGGCTTCTGGCACGACCTGATGGAGATCAACAGTGCCGCGCTCCGGGCCGCCCGCGCCGTCGGCGACCGGCTGGGCGAGGCGCACGCCCTGCGCGGTCTGGGCTTCTTCCACACCCGGTTTGCGCACTCCGCCGAGGCGCGCCGGGACCTCGGCCGGGCGCTGGAGCTGTTCCGGGCCGAGGGCGACCTGCCCGGCCAGGCACGCACCCGGCGCTGTCTCGCCTACCAGGCCAACGGCGAGGGCCGGTTCACCGTGTCGCTGGACCACTACGAGCACGCCCGCGAGCTGTACCGGACCGAGGGCAACACGAGCAGCGAGGCCATCGTTCTGAACGAGGTCGGATGGACGTACATCCTGCTCGGCGAGCACGACAAGGCGCTGGAGCACTGCGAGAAGGCCGTCGCCCTGCACCAGGAGATCGGGGACCCGATCGGCGAGGCCGCGGCACAGGACAGCGTGGGCTACGCCCACCACCAGCTCGGCCGGTACGACGCCGCCGTCGAACGCTTCGAGCAGGCGCTGGCGCTGTACCGGGAGGTCGGCGACCACTATCTGGAGGCGGACACCCTGCGGCACATCGCCGACTCCCGGCTCGCCGCGGGCGACCGGGACGCGGCGATCGGCGCCTTCCGGAAGGCACTCGCCCTCCTGGAGGAGACCTCCCACCCGGAGGCCGCCGACCTGCGGGCGACCCTGCGCGACCTGGGCGCCGCCGGGCCCGGAGAAACCGGGGACGGTCCGCCGTGA
- a CDS encoding M1 family metallopeptidase: MPRSSRTVPFALAVALVVGLTACGGDDVHGKPGAAGVGDPYFPKMGNGGYDVTHYGLTLAYDPRDKRLTGTAVITARALEDLSAFRLDLLGLHVSDVTVEGRSAGWSRAGQELTVRPHDDLDKGRTFRTTVRYSGTPETITDPDRSKEGWLRTADGALALGEPTGSMAWFPGNHHPSDKASYDVGITVPEGLQAVSNGELRSEATAKGRTTYSWHTAEPMASYLATLAIGRYDITRSRTKNGLPVYVAVDPTQAKASRKVLGGIPGIMDWEEAAFGPYPFSSTGAIVDRPDDAGYALETQNRPVFPGAPDTRTLVHELAHQWFGDSVTPKSWRDMWLNEGFATYAEWLWQEDHGGDSADEIFNSLYKGDYYEPVDSAEIWAFPPADPPGAAQISDPPVYYRGAMVLHKIRRLVGDDTFHRIVRGWAATRRHANADTADFTAYVEKAAPDKDFSGIWKDWLYGKGKPAHP; the protein is encoded by the coding sequence GTGCCCCGATCTTCCCGCACCGTCCCCTTTGCTCTGGCCGTCGCGCTCGTCGTCGGCCTCACCGCCTGCGGCGGGGACGACGTGCACGGCAAGCCCGGCGCCGCCGGGGTCGGCGACCCGTACTTCCCGAAGATGGGCAACGGCGGGTACGACGTCACGCACTACGGCCTGACCCTCGCCTACGACCCCCGGGACAAGCGGCTGACAGGGACGGCAGTGATCACCGCGCGGGCCCTGGAGGACCTCAGCGCCTTCCGTCTCGACCTGCTGGGGCTGCACGTCTCGGACGTCACCGTCGAGGGCCGGAGCGCCGGCTGGAGCCGGGCGGGCCAGGAGCTGACCGTGCGCCCGCACGACGACCTCGACAAGGGGAGGACGTTCCGTACGACGGTCCGCTACTCCGGCACCCCCGAGACGATCACCGACCCGGACCGTTCCAAGGAGGGCTGGCTGCGCACGGCCGACGGCGCCCTCGCCCTCGGGGAACCCACGGGGTCGATGGCCTGGTTCCCCGGGAACCACCACCCCTCCGACAAAGCGTCCTACGACGTCGGGATCACCGTCCCCGAGGGGCTCCAGGCCGTCTCCAACGGCGAGCTGAGGAGCGAGGCGACCGCGAAGGGCCGTACGACGTACTCCTGGCACACGGCCGAACCGATGGCGAGCTATCTGGCGACGCTCGCGATCGGCAGATACGACATCACCCGCTCCAGGACGAAGAACGGGCTGCCCGTCTACGTGGCGGTGGACCCGACCCAGGCGAAGGCGAGCAGGAAGGTCCTCGGCGGGATTCCCGGAATCATGGACTGGGAGGAGGCGGCCTTCGGCCCGTACCCCTTCTCCTCCACCGGGGCGATCGTGGACCGCCCCGACGACGCGGGCTACGCCCTGGAGACCCAGAACCGCCCCGTCTTCCCCGGCGCCCCCGACACCAGGACCCTGGTCCACGAACTGGCCCACCAGTGGTTCGGCGACTCGGTCACCCCGAAGTCCTGGCGGGACATGTGGCTCAACGAGGGGTTCGCCACCTACGCGGAGTGGCTGTGGCAGGAGGACCACGGCGGTGATTCGGCCGACGAGATCTTCAACTCCCTCTACAAGGGCGACTATTACGAACCGGTCGACAGCGCGGAGATCTGGGCCTTCCCGCCCGCCGACCCGCCCGGCGCCGCGCAGATCTCCGACCCGCCCGTCTACTACCGCGGCGCGATGGTCCTGCACAAGATCCGCCGGCTGGTGGGCGACGACACCTTCCACCGCATCGTCCGCGGCTGGGCGGCCACCCGCCGCCACGCGAACGCGGACACGGCCGACTTCACCGCGTACGTCGAAAAGGCCGCGCCGGACAAGGACTTCAGCGGGATCTGGAAGGACTGGCTGTACGGAAAGGGCAAGCCGGCCCACCCGTGA
- a CDS encoding MFS transporter, which produces MSVTRTGEPEAPVGPDPHRWWALVIIALAQLMVVLDATIVNIALPSAQHDLGMSDGNRQWVITAYTLAFGGLLLLGGRIADLVGRKRTFVIGLIGFAVASGIGGAATTSGMLFGARALQGAFAALLAPSALSLLTTTFTDPRERGKAFGVYGALAGSGAAIGFIVGGLLTEYLNWRWCLYVNIPIAVITVIGAFGLLRDRPGFKNVHLDVPGAVLGCGGLVAIVYGVSEANSRGWSDPLVLGLIAGGAALLVAFVWWQNRAPSPLLPLHIVKDRNRAGCFLTMGLAVIALFGMFLFMTYYLQVILGYSPVKTGLAFLPLTVAIIIGSTQISARLLPHVAPRILMVPGAVLAAGGMVIFTQLTVNSDYAGQLLPGLLLMGLGMGLVFMPVFATATAGVAPQDAGVTSATVNTSQQVGGSIGTALLNTIATTTSTAYIAAHLHNPSQKALIVREGVVHGYTVAIWWATGILLLAGLVAGLMVTAKAPKHAAAGAAVPESVG; this is translated from the coding sequence ATGAGTGTCACCCGGACAGGTGAACCAGAAGCGCCCGTGGGTCCCGACCCCCACCGTTGGTGGGCGCTGGTGATCATCGCGCTGGCCCAGTTGATGGTCGTGCTGGACGCGACCATCGTGAACATCGCGCTCCCTTCCGCTCAGCACGACCTCGGCATGTCCGACGGCAACCGGCAGTGGGTCATCACGGCCTACACGCTGGCCTTCGGCGGGCTGCTGCTGCTCGGCGGCCGGATCGCCGACCTCGTCGGCCGCAAACGCACGTTCGTCATCGGGCTGATCGGCTTCGCCGTCGCGTCCGGGATCGGCGGCGCGGCCACCACGTCCGGCATGCTCTTCGGCGCCCGCGCCCTCCAGGGTGCCTTCGCCGCCCTGCTCGCGCCGTCCGCGCTGTCCCTGCTGACCACGACGTTCACCGATCCGAGGGAACGCGGTAAGGCCTTCGGTGTCTACGGAGCGCTGGCGGGCTCGGGTGCGGCGATCGGCTTCATCGTGGGCGGCCTGTTGACGGAGTACCTGAACTGGCGCTGGTGCCTGTACGTCAACATCCCCATCGCGGTCATCACGGTCATCGGCGCGTTCGGACTGCTGCGGGACCGGCCGGGCTTCAAGAACGTCCACCTCGACGTGCCCGGCGCGGTGCTGGGCTGCGGCGGACTGGTGGCGATCGTCTACGGGGTCAGCGAGGCGAACTCGCGCGGCTGGTCGGACCCGCTGGTGCTGGGCCTCATCGCGGGCGGGGCCGCGCTGCTGGTCGCGTTCGTGTGGTGGCAGAACAGGGCACCGAGCCCGCTCCTGCCGCTGCACATCGTCAAGGACCGCAACCGAGCCGGCTGCTTCCTGACGATGGGGCTCGCGGTCATCGCCCTGTTCGGCATGTTCCTGTTCATGACCTACTACCTCCAGGTCATCCTCGGGTACTCGCCGGTCAAGACCGGTCTCGCGTTCCTGCCGCTGACCGTCGCGATCATCATCGGTTCGACGCAGATCTCGGCGCGGCTGCTGCCCCATGTGGCGCCACGCATACTGATGGTGCCGGGCGCGGTCCTCGCCGCCGGCGGCATGGTGATCTTCACGCAGCTCACGGTCAACTCCGACTACGCGGGCCAGTTGCTGCCCGGTCTGCTCCTGATGGGTCTCGGCATGGGCCTGGTCTTCATGCCGGTCTTCGCCACCGCGACCGCCGGGGTCGCCCCGCAGGACGCGGGCGTGACCTCCGCGACGGTCAACACCTCGCAGCAGGTGGGCGGTTCGATCGGTACGGCGCTGCTGAACACCATCGCCACCACGACCAGCACGGCCTACATCGCCGCCCATCTCCACAACCCGTCCCAGAAGGCGCTGATCGTCCGTGAGGGCGTCGTCCACGGCTACACCGTGGCCATCTGGTGGGCGACCGGCATCCTGCTGCTGGCCGGCCTGGTCGCCGGCCTCATGGTCACGGCCAAGGCCCCGAAGCACGCGGCGGCGGGAGCGGCGGTCCCGGAGTCCGTTGGCTGA
- a CDS encoding rhomboid-like protein, giving the protein MRIDRGFHRVWTYVRGAPGTYIWLTILFITTVAMHHMSPDFEEDFLRQRSTNIHELSNNPVRVLFASAMWIEGGHWIPYAVLYTVFQAPAERWLGTARWLAVNAAAHVLSTLISEGALLWAIKHGVAPHSAVDTLDIGVSYALAGVVGVLTYRFAAPWRYVYLVVVLALYGIPFATARTFTDLGHFTSVLTGLACYPLARGRGKAWNPKETVDALRG; this is encoded by the coding sequence ATGCGTATTGACCGGGGCTTCCACAGGGTGTGGACGTACGTGCGCGGCGCTCCGGGCACGTACATCTGGCTGACGATTCTGTTCATCACGACCGTGGCCATGCACCACATGTCTCCGGATTTCGAAGAGGACTTCCTGAGACAGCGCTCGACGAACATCCACGAGCTGTCGAACAACCCGGTGCGGGTGCTGTTCGCCAGCGCGATGTGGATCGAAGGCGGCCACTGGATCCCGTACGCCGTTCTCTACACCGTCTTCCAGGCGCCGGCCGAACGCTGGCTGGGAACCGCGCGCTGGCTCGCGGTCAACGCGGCCGCGCATGTGCTGTCGACGCTGATCAGCGAGGGTGCGCTGCTCTGGGCGATCAAGCACGGAGTGGCACCGCACTCCGCGGTCGACACCCTCGACATCGGGGTGAGCTATGCCCTCGCGGGGGTGGTCGGCGTGCTCACGTACCGGTTCGCGGCGCCCTGGCGGTACGTGTATCTGGTGGTCGTTCTGGCGCTGTACGGGATTCCCTTCGCCACCGCCCGGACCTTCACCGATCTCGGGCATTTCACCTCCGTCCTGACCGGTCTGGCCTGTTATCCGCTGGCCAGAGGGCGGGGAAAAGCATGGAATCCGAAGGAGACAGTGGACGCTCTGCGGGGTTAA
- a CDS encoding zinc-binding dehydrogenase — MYAIQLHAFGPAENLVHERTEDPVPGPGQVRIAVAAAGVHLLDTALRAGMRGGPAPVPALPTVPGREVAGTVESLGEGVAALWLGRRVVAHLGFAPGGYAELAVTDVERLHDIPANLDFAQAVAMIGTGRTAMGIVQFAEFGPSSVVVVPAAAGGLGTLLVQYAHHAGATVVGLAGGPEKVARARANGADPAVDYTDPGWPEKVRAHLGGRAATVVLDGVGGDIARDAVALLGPGGRHLVFGWSGAGLRGGSPYLVEGVSEQVLGPVMMRKAGGPDPVRTLELRALAEAAAGRLTPAVTRFPLAEAASAHRALEDRATIGKVVLEP; from the coding sequence ATGTACGCGATCCAGCTGCACGCCTTCGGTCCCGCCGAGAATCTCGTCCACGAGCGGACCGAGGACCCCGTGCCGGGGCCCGGCCAGGTCCGTATCGCCGTGGCCGCCGCCGGTGTGCATCTCCTGGACACCGCTCTGCGCGCGGGCATGCGGGGCGGCCCGGCCCCGGTGCCGGCCCTGCCGACGGTCCCCGGCCGCGAGGTCGCCGGAACCGTCGAGTCCCTCGGCGAGGGCGTCGCCGCGCTCTGGCTCGGCAGACGCGTCGTCGCCCATCTCGGCTTCGCCCCGGGCGGCTATGCCGAACTGGCCGTCACCGACGTCGAGCGCCTCCACGACATTCCCGCGAACCTCGACTTCGCGCAGGCCGTCGCCATGATCGGAACAGGCCGTACGGCCATGGGGATCGTGCAGTTCGCCGAGTTCGGCCCCTCCTCCGTGGTCGTCGTGCCCGCCGCCGCGGGCGGCCTCGGCACGCTCCTCGTGCAGTACGCGCACCACGCGGGCGCGACCGTGGTCGGTCTCGCGGGCGGCCCGGAGAAGGTGGCGCGGGCGCGCGCGAACGGCGCCGATCCGGCCGTCGACTACACCGACCCGGGCTGGCCGGAGAAGGTCCGGGCGCACCTCGGCGGCCGGGCGGCGACCGTCGTGCTCGACGGTGTCGGCGGCGACATCGCCCGGGACGCCGTCGCCCTGCTCGGGCCCGGGGGCCGGCACCTCGTCTTCGGGTGGTCCGGCGCGGGCCTGCGCGGCGGCTCCCCGTACCTCGTGGAAGGGGTGTCCGAGCAGGTGCTCGGCCCCGTGATGATGCGGAAGGCCGGCGGACCCGACCCCGTACGGACCCTGGAACTGCGGGCCCTGGCCGAGGCCGCGGCCGGGCGCCTCACCCCGGCCGTCACGCGCTTTCCCCTCGCCGAGGCGGCCTCGGCGCACCGGGCCCTGGAGGACAGGGCCACGATCGGAAAGGTGGTGTTGGAGCCATGA
- a CDS encoding DUF4913 domain-containing protein yields MPENATLTGVPEGDEHGRELQHPAEAAPTTDLASGDSAPQPAPPQPTSLFILYLEGPEQDEALFRLTLWVRHLLLPVYGREVTSTAPWCASWWRHPEAVAQFYGLWMTWQELTGPTAGLSGPALWHRDHLTHVMAALRDPAGPFAGCKAGHRDKETPSMDPYPG; encoded by the coding sequence ATGCCAGAGAACGCCACCCTGACCGGCGTCCCCGAGGGCGACGAGCACGGCCGAGAACTCCAGCACCCGGCGGAGGCGGCCCCCACCACGGACCTCGCGTCCGGCGACAGCGCCCCGCAACCGGCTCCCCCGCAACCGACCTCGCTGTTCATCCTGTATCTGGAGGGCCCGGAACAGGACGAAGCCCTCTTCCGGCTGACCCTGTGGGTGCGGCACCTCCTGCTGCCGGTGTACGGCCGCGAGGTCACCTCGACGGCGCCCTGGTGCGCGAGCTGGTGGCGGCACCCCGAAGCGGTGGCCCAGTTCTACGGCCTGTGGATGACCTGGCAGGAGCTGACCGGGCCGACGGCCGGGCTGAGCGGTCCCGCGCTGTGGCACCGCGACCACCTCACCCATGTCATGGCCGCGCTGCGCGATCCCGCCGGCCCGTTCGCGGGCTGCAAGGCGGGCCACCGGGACAAGGAGACTCCCTCGATGGACCCCTACCCGGGGTGA
- a CDS encoding TerD family protein — translation MAVSLSKGGNVSLTKEAPGLTAVTVGLGWDVRTTTGTDFDLDASAIAVNPQGKVYSDSHFVFFNNKQTPDQTIVHTGDNTTGEGAGDDEAINVNLAGLPADVEKIVFPVSIYDAENRSQNFGQVRNAYIRIVNQAGGAEIARYDLSEDAATETAMVFGELYRNGAEWKFRAVGQGYASGLAGIAQDFGVSV, via the coding sequence ATGGCTGTAAGCCTGTCCAAGGGTGGCAACGTCTCGCTCACCAAGGAGGCTCCGGGCCTGACCGCCGTCACCGTGGGCCTCGGCTGGGATGTCCGCACCACCACGGGCACCGACTTCGACCTCGACGCCTCGGCCATCGCGGTCAACCCCCAGGGCAAGGTCTATTCGGACTCCCACTTCGTCTTCTTCAACAACAAGCAGACCCCCGACCAGACCATCGTCCACACCGGCGACAACACGACGGGTGAGGGTGCCGGCGACGACGAGGCGATCAACGTCAACCTTGCGGGCCTTCCCGCCGACGTCGAGAAGATCGTCTTCCCGGTCTCCATCTACGACGCGGAGAACCGCTCGCAGAACTTCGGGCAGGTCCGCAACGCCTACATCCGCATCGTGAACCAGGCCGGCGGCGCCGAGATCGCCCGCTACGACCTCTCCGAGGACGCGGCCACCGAGACCGCCATGGTCTTCGGCGAGCTCTACCGCAACGGCGCGGAGTGGAAGTTCCGCGCGGTCGGCCAGGGCTACGCCTCGGGCCTGGCGGGCATCGCGCAGGACTTCGGCGTCAGCGTCTGA